One region of Ardenticatena maritima genomic DNA includes:
- a CDS encoding lysophospholipid acyltransferase family protein: protein MQRYLPRFYHIANWLLRHVIFRLLLRVHVEGLHHIPQKGAFILISNHMSFLDPPLIGTYIPREVVMMSKVENFEKPIIGQIVRWYGAFPIRRGAGDIRALKQALRVLRDGQVLYLAPEGTRSPTHSLLRGKEGLALLAVQANVPVVPVAIWGQEQWRKAWPRLRRPDVYIRVGRPFWLRSEQRRPPRDVLQKLTDAAMCRLAQLLPPQYRGVYANCEPIAGDVLTVEEAMTPA, encoded by the coding sequence GAACTGGCTTTTGCGCCATGTGATCTTTCGTCTCTTGTTGCGGGTGCACGTGGAAGGTCTGCACCATATTCCACAGAAGGGCGCGTTTATTCTCATAAGCAACCACATGTCTTTTCTCGATCCCCCGTTGATTGGCACGTACATCCCGCGCGAAGTAGTGATGATGTCGAAAGTCGAAAACTTTGAGAAGCCCATTATCGGGCAGATTGTGCGCTGGTATGGAGCGTTCCCGATTCGACGTGGGGCGGGGGATATTCGGGCGCTCAAGCAGGCGTTGCGCGTCTTGCGTGATGGGCAGGTGCTCTACCTCGCCCCGGAGGGAACACGCAGCCCTACGCATAGCCTGTTGCGCGGGAAAGAAGGGCTGGCGCTCCTGGCGGTGCAAGCCAATGTGCCTGTGGTGCCGGTTGCCATTTGGGGGCAAGAGCAGTGGCGCAAAGCGTGGCCTCGGTTGCGGCGTCCCGATGTCTATATTCGCGTGGGGCGTCCGTTCTGGCTGCGGAGCGAACAACGGCGACCACCGCGCGATGTGTTGCAGAAACTCACCGATGCGGCGATGTGTCGCCTGGCGCAATTGCTTCCCCCGCAGTATCGCGGCGTGTATGCGAATTGCGAACCGATAGCGGGCGATGTGCTGACGGTGGAAGAGGCCATGACGCCTGCATGA